The following proteins come from a genomic window of Ilumatobacter coccineus YM16-304:
- a CDS encoding SDR family oxidoreductase, which translates to MDVSLDGKVALVTGASRGIGKAMAATLAASGAKVMINSRKQESLEAARAEMDGEVEIFAANAGDDDAAERGVLATIERFGQLDILINNAATNPYYGRTLDIDDARYQKTFQVNLDAPLRWTQAAWKHAFAERPGTVINVASVGGLRVEGVGLGVYNVTKAALIHLTKQLAHELGPTRVVGIAPGLVETDFAQVLVDNFGDALAARMPVGRLGQPQDIANLATFLASDLASWITAETYVIDGGASVAGGALEPAE; encoded by the coding sequence ATGGACGTTTCTCTCGACGGCAAGGTCGCACTGGTCACGGGTGCATCGCGCGGCATCGGCAAGGCGATGGCGGCGACACTCGCAGCATCGGGCGCGAAGGTGATGATCAACAGTCGCAAACAGGAGTCGCTCGAAGCGGCACGGGCCGAGATGGACGGCGAGGTCGAGATCTTCGCCGCCAACGCCGGCGACGACGACGCAGCCGAGCGCGGTGTGCTCGCGACGATCGAACGGTTCGGCCAGCTCGACATCTTGATCAACAACGCGGCGACCAACCCGTACTACGGACGAACGCTCGACATCGACGACGCCCGGTACCAGAAGACGTTCCAGGTCAACCTCGATGCGCCCCTCCGCTGGACGCAGGCTGCCTGGAAGCATGCGTTCGCGGAGCGGCCGGGCACGGTGATCAACGTCGCCTCGGTCGGCGGACTCCGTGTCGAGGGCGTCGGCCTCGGTGTGTACAACGTGACCAAAGCGGCGCTCATCCATCTGACGAAGCAGTTGGCGCACGAACTCGGGCCGACGCGGGTGGTCGGCATCGCTCCCGGCCTGGTCGAGACCGACTTCGCCCAGGTGTTGGTCGACAACTTCGGCGACGCGTTGGCGGCCCGCATGCCGGTCGGTCGTCTCGGACAACCGCAGGACATCGCCAACCTGGCGACGTTCCTCGCCAGCGATCTGGCGTCGTGGATCACCGCCGAGACGTACGTCATCGACGGCGGCGCCAGCGTCGCCGGTGGGGCGCTCGAACCCGCCGAGTGA
- a CDS encoding DsbA family oxidoreductase — MTTSETSSSTPATARPVVTVDIFSDVVCPWCYIGKRRFEKGLELARADGDLGVDFAVTFKPYQLDPRAAPGVAGPVSEAYAKKFGGPEKAAEILDHLTKTAAGDGLEFRMDLAQRANTLLAHRLIWRAGLPDSPVTQDAMKERLLRAYFMEGVHIGNAQALADTVADLGLDPDETLAFLETDDGADDVSAELKHGYENGITAVPTFVFNDSWAVPGAQDPETFAKVLEKLANAALEAAAD; from the coding sequence ATGACAACGAGCGAGACATCCTCTTCGACGCCCGCGACGGCCCGCCCGGTCGTCACGGTCGACATCTTCTCTGATGTCGTCTGCCCGTGGTGCTACATCGGCAAGCGGCGATTCGAGAAGGGGCTCGAACTCGCCCGCGCCGACGGAGACCTCGGCGTCGATTTCGCAGTCACGTTCAAGCCGTACCAGCTCGACCCGCGAGCCGCTCCGGGCGTGGCCGGGCCGGTCTCCGAGGCCTATGCCAAGAAGTTCGGCGGACCCGAGAAGGCCGCCGAGATCCTCGACCATCTCACGAAGACCGCGGCGGGCGACGGACTCGAGTTCCGGATGGACCTCGCCCAGCGCGCCAACACGCTGCTCGCCCACCGCCTGATCTGGCGCGCCGGGCTCCCCGACTCCCCCGTCACCCAGGATGCGATGAAAGAACGACTCCTGCGTGCGTACTTCATGGAAGGCGTGCACATCGGGAACGCACAGGCGCTCGCCGACACGGTCGCCGACCTCGGTCTCGACCCGGACGAGACCCTCGCATTTCTCGAGACCGACGACGGTGCCGACGACGTGTCGGCCGAGCTGAAGCACGGCTACGAGAACGGCATCACGGCGGTGCCCACGTTCGTCTTCAACGACTCGTGGGCCGTTCCTGGAGCCCAGGACCCCGAGACCTTCGCGAAGGTGCTCGAGAAGCTCGCCAATGCTGCGCTGGAAGCGGCAGCCGATTGA
- a CDS encoding PhoH family protein: MPSTTTTVVVPGTHVMSALIGPRDQFLRRIEKEFPQVLITARGNEIRVEGDDTTRVTSVSRLFEELVTLIQTGQTLDDALLDRVFAMVRADERPSEILSHQILKGAKGRIIKPKTGGQKRYIDAITNNVITFGIGPAGTGKSWLAVAMAVRALQAKQVQRIILTRPAVEAGERLGFLPGDLMAKIDPYLRPLYDALYDMLDPDAITRMIEKQIVEIAPLAFMRGRTLNNSFIILDEAQNTTPEQMKMFLTRIGFGSHVVVTGDATQVDVPTGKSGLAGLERTLAGIDDLAFVRLTGADVVRHKIVADIVAAYEKRDESRNGS, encoded by the coding sequence ATGCCCTCCACCACCACGACGGTCGTCGTTCCCGGAACTCACGTGATGTCGGCACTGATCGGGCCGCGAGACCAGTTCTTGCGCCGGATCGAGAAGGAGTTCCCGCAGGTCCTGATCACGGCGCGCGGCAACGAGATCCGGGTCGAGGGCGACGACACGACGCGAGTCACGAGCGTGTCTCGATTGTTCGAAGAACTCGTCACGCTGATCCAGACCGGCCAGACACTCGACGATGCGCTGCTCGATCGGGTGTTCGCGATGGTGCGCGCCGACGAGCGACCGTCCGAGATCCTCTCGCACCAGATCCTCAAGGGTGCCAAGGGACGCATCATCAAGCCCAAGACGGGTGGTCAGAAGCGCTACATCGACGCGATCACCAACAACGTCATCACGTTCGGCATCGGCCCGGCCGGTACCGGCAAGTCGTGGCTGGCCGTGGCCATGGCGGTGCGGGCGTTGCAAGCCAAACAGGTGCAGCGGATCATCCTCACTCGGCCGGCGGTCGAGGCCGGTGAACGACTCGGGTTCCTGCCCGGCGACCTCATGGCGAAGATCGATCCGTACCTGCGTCCGCTGTACGACGCGCTGTACGACATGCTCGACCCCGATGCGATCACCCGGATGATCGAGAAGCAGATCGTCGAGATCGCGCCGCTCGCGTTCATGCGTGGCCGCACGCTCAACAACAGCTTCATCATTCTCGACGAAGCACAGAACACCACGCCCGAGCAGATGAAGATGTTCCTCACGCGTATCGGTTTCGGGTCACACGTGGTGGTCACGGGCGACGCCACGCAGGTCGACGTCCCCACGGGCAAGAGCGGGTTGGCGGGGCTCGAACGAACGCTGGCCGGCATCGACGACCTCGCCTTCGTCCGGCTCACCGGGGCCGACGTCGTGCGCCACAAGATCGTTGCCGACATCGTCGCGGCGTACGAGAAGCGCGACGAGTCTCGCAACGGCTCGTGA
- a CDS encoding 1,4-dihydroxy-2-naphthoate polyprenyltransferase — MPWCRHRPHHGAQMNRWMIGARLRTLPAAVVPVALGAACGLGTPRELGWWSGDGVVVSADHVGVVWWRVALALIVSLALQVGVNYANDYSDGIRGTDDVRVGPQRLVASGLAPAKQVKMAAMAAFGVAAVAGLAVAVSTSLWLLAVGAAAIAAGWFYTGGPKPYGYLGLGEIFVFVFFGLVATVGTTFAATETITWLSIAMGSAAGSLACALLVINNLRDIPTDREVGKQTLAVRLGDARTRWFYVLLVVASFALLAVAAFERPWALLGFAAAPLAFAPSKAVLGGATGPALIPVLGATGKLQLAFGFAATVGLAISS; from the coding sequence TTGCCGTGGTGCCGCCATCGCCCCCATCATGGCGCACAGATGAATCGTTGGATGATCGGAGCTCGGCTCCGCACGCTGCCCGCAGCCGTCGTACCCGTGGCGCTCGGCGCCGCCTGTGGGCTCGGAACCCCGCGAGAGCTCGGCTGGTGGAGCGGTGACGGCGTCGTCGTGTCGGCCGATCACGTCGGGGTCGTGTGGTGGCGCGTGGCGCTGGCGCTGATCGTCAGCCTCGCCCTGCAGGTGGGGGTGAACTACGCCAACGACTACAGCGACGGCATCCGTGGCACCGACGACGTCCGCGTGGGTCCGCAGCGTCTCGTGGCGAGCGGTCTCGCCCCGGCCAAGCAGGTCAAGATGGCGGCGATGGCCGCCTTCGGCGTGGCCGCGGTCGCCGGGCTGGCGGTGGCGGTGTCGACCTCGCTGTGGCTGCTCGCGGTCGGTGCTGCGGCGATCGCTGCCGGCTGGTTCTACACCGGCGGGCCCAAGCCGTACGGCTACCTCGGGCTCGGCGAGATCTTCGTCTTCGTGTTCTTCGGCCTGGTCGCCACGGTCGGTACGACGTTCGCAGCGACCGAGACGATCACGTGGTTGTCGATCGCGATGGGCAGCGCGGCGGGTTCGCTCGCCTGTGCGCTGCTCGTCATCAACAACCTGCGTGACATCCCGACCGACCGCGAGGTCGGCAAGCAGACGTTGGCGGTCCGCCTCGGCGACGCTCGAACTCGGTGGTTCTACGTGCTGCTCGTCGTCGCCTCGTTCGCGCTCCTCGCCGTCGCGGCGTTCGAGCGTCCGTGGGCGCTGCTGGGCTTCGCCGCTGCACCACTCGCGTTCGCTCCGTCGAAGGCGGTGCTCGGGGGAGCGACCGGGCCAGCGCTGATCCCGGTGCTCGGCGCCACCGGCAAGCTCCAGTTGGCGTTCGGATTCGCCGCCACGGTCGGCTTGGCCATCAGTTCCTGA
- the ybeY gene encoding rRNA maturation RNase YbeY — protein sequence MSDITVVASDERSVATELPVDLGRWAALAEAALTTEGAVGELTLTFVDDDEIAELNAEYMGKEGPTDVLSFPIDDDDAPSLPGVPTLLGDIVISASAADRQCGEHAGTYDDELALLVVHGVLHVLGHDHAEPDETALMRSRERALLEAHHWNGPVPSAFRHDHD from the coding sequence GTGAGCGACATCACGGTCGTCGCCTCCGACGAACGGTCGGTTGCCACCGAACTCCCGGTCGACCTCGGTCGCTGGGCCGCGCTCGCCGAGGCCGCGCTCACGACCGAAGGCGCAGTGGGCGAGCTGACGCTGACCTTCGTCGACGACGACGAGATCGCCGAACTCAACGCCGAGTACATGGGCAAGGAGGGGCCGACCGACGTGCTGTCGTTCCCGATCGACGACGACGATGCGCCGTCGCTGCCCGGCGTGCCGACGCTGCTCGGCGACATCGTGATCAGCGCGTCGGCGGCCGATCGTCAGTGCGGCGAGCACGCCGGTACGTACGACGACGAACTCGCATTGCTGGTCGTGCACGGCGTGTTGCACGTGCTCGGGCACGATCACGCCGAACCCGACGAGACGGCGCTGATGCGGTCACGCGAACGAGCGTTGCTCGAGGCGCATCACTGGAACGGTCCGGTACCTTCGGCGTTCCGCCACGATCACGACTGA
- a CDS encoding class I adenylate-forming enzyme family protein has translation MPRLIALDRPGGPEFVTDLLRIWDAGDAACPIDQRLPDEAKRRLMAALRVGDEVESGDALVVATSGSTGEPKGVVLTHDAVAASAEATSRRLAVTDDDHWLACLPLAHVGGLSVVTRALHTGTDLTVLPGFDATAIMASEATLVSLVATTLPRVDATTFRTIVLGGSRPPADRPPNSVTTYGLTETGSGVVYDGVPLDGVEVAIAEPERVGTDGEILLRGPMLLRTYRHGVDPKTDDGWLPTGDLGRWLPDGRLHVVGRRGDMIITGGENVWPEAVEAALADHPQVADVMVRGIPDDEWGHLVEAVVVPRSQAPTLDALRAHVKAEHPAFMAPRRLVVVDELPRTALGKLRRSS, from the coding sequence ATGCCCCGCCTGATCGCCCTCGACCGTCCGGGAGGCCCGGAGTTCGTCACCGATCTCCTCCGGATCTGGGACGCCGGCGACGCCGCGTGTCCGATCGATCAGCGGTTGCCGGACGAGGCGAAGCGTCGTCTCATGGCGGCGCTGCGAGTGGGCGACGAGGTCGAGTCCGGTGACGCGCTGGTCGTGGCCACCAGCGGCTCGACCGGTGAGCCCAAGGGCGTCGTACTCACGCACGACGCCGTCGCCGCGTCGGCCGAGGCGACGAGTCGACGGCTCGCCGTGACCGACGACGATCACTGGCTCGCCTGCCTGCCGCTCGCACACGTCGGCGGACTGTCGGTGGTCACCCGAGCGTTGCACACCGGCACCGATCTCACCGTGCTGCCCGGATTCGATGCCACAGCAATCATGGCGAGCGAGGCGACGCTGGTGTCACTGGTCGCCACCACGCTTCCCCGCGTCGATGCGACGACGTTCCGCACGATCGTGCTCGGCGGGAGCCGCCCTCCGGCCGATCGACCACCGAACTCCGTCACCACCTACGGGCTCACCGAGACCGGCAGCGGCGTCGTGTACGACGGCGTCCCACTCGACGGCGTGGAGGTCGCCATCGCCGAGCCGGAGCGCGTGGGCACCGACGGCGAGATCCTGCTGCGCGGGCCGATGCTTCTGCGCACCTACCGGCACGGCGTCGACCCGAAGACCGACGACGGCTGGCTTCCGACCGGCGACCTCGGCCGCTGGCTCCCCGATGGCCGCTTGCACGTCGTGGGCCGGCGTGGCGACATGATCATCACCGGCGGCGAGAACGTGTGGCCCGAGGCGGTCGAAGCGGCGCTCGCCGACCACCCACAGGTCGCCGACGTGATGGTCCGCGGCATACCCGACGACGAGTGGGGCCACCTCGTCGAAGCGGTCGTGGTGCCGCGAAGCCAGGCTCCGACACTCGACGCGCTGCGCGCCCACGTCAAAGCCGAGCACCCGGCCTTCATGGCGCCGCGCCGCCTCGTCGTCGTCGACGAACTGCCGCGTACGGCGCTGGGCAAACTCCGCCGATCGAGCTGA
- the menD gene encoding 2-succinyl-5-enolpyruvyl-6-hydroxy-3-cyclohexene-1-carboxylic-acid synthase, translating to MVDRTPHTSEALASAPAPDVQATFCATLVDEWLRLGVRHAVVAPGSRSTPMALALAARSEIAIHVVHDERVAGFVALGLGLGGSPALLLCTSGTAAANFFPAVVEAGLSAVPMIVLTADRPEELRNVGAPQTIDQIELYGSHVRWFHDPDVPVAASFDSWRPLAGQAWLHAQAGPVQLNLPFREPLVGTPLALPDPMTAPSTPEPTLESHAAPADFDRQRGVILVGGASGVDPDDVARLHQMTQWPIIADAMSAMRHLDGAISTADALLRHERFAADHAPDVIVRVGRPASSKVLAQWSGRDGITMVQVGGPGRIDPDHNVSAVCSMATLLDAAPTGATGTTWLTRWRRADERAGAAIAQALTTESTLSEPGVARCVADHLPADAGLTVASSMPVRDLEWFGGRQARCHCNRGANGIDGVMSTAVGRALESGRPEFVLIGDFAFVHDSNALVALATRPADLRVVVVDNDGGGIFSFLPQATALDHGRFEQLFGTPLGSDVLAVAAAHGLATVTATSRDELAAQMTQRGPWVCRVPSDRAANVEVHAALHAAATAALD from the coding sequence ATGGTCGACCGAACACCACACACCAGTGAGGCACTGGCCTCGGCGCCCGCTCCCGACGTGCAGGCGACGTTCTGCGCCACGCTGGTCGACGAGTGGCTGCGGCTCGGCGTGCGACATGCGGTGGTCGCTCCAGGATCTCGCTCGACACCGATGGCGTTGGCACTCGCAGCTCGTTCCGAGATCGCGATCCACGTCGTCCACGACGAGCGGGTCGCCGGTTTCGTGGCCCTCGGACTCGGCCTCGGCGGTTCACCCGCACTCCTGCTGTGCACCAGCGGAACGGCGGCGGCCAACTTCTTCCCGGCGGTGGTCGAGGCCGGGCTGTCGGCCGTACCGATGATCGTGCTCACCGCCGACCGCCCCGAGGAACTCCGCAACGTCGGCGCTCCGCAGACGATCGACCAGATCGAGTTGTACGGCTCGCACGTTCGCTGGTTCCACGACCCCGACGTACCGGTCGCGGCGTCGTTCGACTCCTGGCGTCCGCTCGCCGGTCAGGCGTGGCTGCACGCCCAGGCGGGACCCGTGCAGCTCAACCTGCCGTTCCGCGAGCCGCTGGTCGGCACACCCTTGGCGCTGCCCGATCCGATGACCGCTCCCAGTACGCCCGAGCCGACCCTCGAATCCCACGCGGCCCCGGCCGATTTCGATCGACAGCGTGGCGTCATCCTGGTCGGGGGAGCGAGCGGCGTCGATCCCGACGACGTCGCCAGGCTCCACCAGATGACGCAGTGGCCGATCATCGCCGATGCGATGTCGGCGATGCGCCACCTCGACGGCGCGATCAGCACGGCCGATGCGTTGCTGCGCCACGAGCGCTTCGCCGCCGACCACGCTCCCGACGTGATCGTTCGAGTCGGTCGACCAGCCAGTTCGAAGGTGCTGGCACAGTGGAGCGGTCGCGACGGCATCACCATGGTGCAGGTCGGCGGACCGGGTCGTATCGACCCCGACCACAACGTCAGCGCGGTGTGCTCGATGGCCACGCTGCTCGATGCCGCACCCACCGGGGCCACGGGCACGACCTGGCTCACCCGCTGGCGGCGCGCCGACGAGCGAGCCGGCGCAGCGATCGCCCAGGCGCTCACGACCGAATCGACGCTCAGCGAGCCGGGGGTCGCACGGTGTGTTGCCGATCACCTTCCCGCCGACGCCGGGCTCACGGTGGCGTCGTCGATGCCGGTGCGCGACCTCGAATGGTTCGGCGGTCGGCAGGCACGTTGTCACTGCAATCGCGGGGCCAACGGCATCGACGGTGTGATGTCGACCGCGGTCGGGCGGGCGCTCGAGTCGGGTCGGCCCGAATTCGTCCTCATCGGAGATTTCGCGTTCGTCCACGACTCGAACGCGCTGGTCGCACTCGCAACTCGCCCGGCCGATCTGCGGGTCGTCGTGGTCGACAACGACGGCGGCGGCATCTTCTCGTTTCTGCCGCAGGCCACGGCCCTCGACCACGGCCGCTTCGAGCAGTTGTTCGGCACGCCGCTCGGTAGCGACGTCCTCGCGGTCGCGGCCGCTCACGGCCTCGCGACGGTCACGGCGACCAGCCGCGACGAACTCGCTGCGCAGATGACTCAGCGGGGCCCGTGGGTCTGCCGGGTGCCCAGCGACCGCGCCGCCAACGTCGAGGTCCACGCCGCGCTGCACGCTGCGGCGACCGCCGCCCTCGACTGA
- a CDS encoding putative bifunctional diguanylate cyclase/phosphodiesterase, translating to MPPLSELNPSKRTLALLSWVYVAIGSLLAVFYLLGHDSVRDIATVLAMVLLLTASLVAWRVHEFSSRFIWALMAVGAIYTLGEVVAALVSPSSELAVLSIFDVAANAIIIVLLASVVRRRRGLLSTGDVFDGVIVALGAWLVAWVLFVQPFLDDPTHSNLGLIVNALYLPMSMPVLALVALLLFGSSKPGAATWWISLGFVANLGGDVMYALEETRGTGLWAYTTASVLYIFAFAFTAAGILHPSARELGEESTGTLRIKLPGRVFITVLALVVPVLMISVLPAASFTDQVVRSVSVLVLLALVGSRLFLSTRTTLHAQDSMLEMARTDVLTGLPNKGALLEQTKDIIDSVWKTETQPSLYLIDLDRFKNINDSLGHKAGDEVLQVVADRLSLAASSLGAIVARPSGDEFLVLDPTPTSSGLALAHAEVLQSVFDQPMTLDHGTIFVTASVGVAAMPQGRPLEAEELFRQADIAMYRAKDAGRNCLALYDQTMQERVSHRMKVETELHGALDRREFRLFHQPIVDSVSGRVSGFEALIRWQKADGTMVSPAEFVPIAEDTGIITSIGSWALLEALTQLRTWTADGVVPEHTTVSVNVSPRQLEDPHFTDVVEEALRRAGMPSHLLWLEVTESMMIENPELARTTLQRIRALGVRIALDDFGTGYSSLSLLQQFPLQRIKIDRTFVNGIIDSSNDRSLIRTIIGLGDSMGLDIVAEGVETVQQLKMLRELGCAKAQGFLISHPVPAEAMRSTIAALESLAEWPEFTQILGDSPLSGR from the coding sequence ATGCCACCACTCAGCGAGCTGAATCCGAGCAAGCGGACGCTCGCGCTGCTGTCGTGGGTCTACGTCGCCATCGGGTCGCTGCTCGCCGTCTTCTACCTCCTCGGACACGACTCGGTACGAGACATCGCCACGGTGCTCGCGATGGTCCTCCTGCTCACCGCGAGCCTCGTCGCGTGGCGTGTCCACGAGTTCAGCTCACGCTTCATCTGGGCGCTCATGGCCGTCGGCGCGATCTACACGCTGGGCGAGGTCGTCGCCGCGCTCGTCTCGCCGTCGAGCGAACTCGCCGTGCTGTCGATCTTCGACGTCGCCGCGAACGCCATCATCATCGTGCTGCTCGCCTCGGTCGTCCGTCGGCGACGCGGGCTGCTCTCGACCGGCGACGTCTTCGACGGTGTGATCGTGGCGTTGGGAGCCTGGCTGGTCGCCTGGGTCCTGTTCGTCCAACCCTTCCTCGACGATCCGACGCACTCCAACCTCGGACTCATCGTCAACGCCCTCTACCTGCCGATGTCGATGCCCGTGCTGGCCCTCGTCGCCCTCCTGTTGTTCGGCAGCTCGAAGCCCGGTGCGGCGACCTGGTGGATCTCGCTCGGGTTCGTCGCCAACCTCGGCGGCGACGTGATGTACGCCCTCGAAGAGACACGCGGAACGGGGCTGTGGGCCTACACCACGGCGTCGGTGCTCTACATCTTCGCCTTCGCCTTCACCGCAGCCGGCATCTTGCACCCGAGCGCTCGCGAACTCGGCGAGGAGTCGACGGGCACCCTGCGGATCAAGCTGCCGGGCCGTGTGTTCATCACCGTGCTGGCGCTGGTGGTGCCGGTGTTGATGATCTCGGTGCTGCCCGCCGCCTCGTTCACCGACCAGGTCGTCCGATCGGTGTCGGTCCTCGTGCTGCTGGCGCTCGTCGGCTCGCGACTGTTCCTGTCGACACGCACCACACTGCACGCACAGGACAGCATGCTCGAGATGGCCCGCACCGACGTGTTGACCGGCCTCCCCAACAAGGGCGCGCTGCTCGAACAGACCAAAGACATCATCGACTCGGTCTGGAAGACCGAGACGCAGCCGTCGCTCTATCTCATCGACCTCGACCGCTTCAAGAACATCAACGACTCGCTCGGCCACAAGGCCGGCGACGAGGTGCTCCAGGTCGTCGCCGACCGGCTCAGCCTCGCGGCGTCGTCGTTGGGCGCGATCGTCGCTCGCCCGTCGGGCGACGAGTTCCTGGTCCTCGACCCGACCCCCACGTCGTCAGGCCTCGCGCTCGCTCACGCCGAGGTGCTCCAGTCGGTGTTCGATCAGCCGATGACCCTCGACCACGGCACGATCTTCGTCACCGCCAGCGTCGGTGTGGCGGCCATGCCCCAGGGGCGCCCGCTCGAAGCCGAAGAACTGTTCCGCCAGGCCGACATCGCGATGTATCGGGCCAAAGACGCCGGACGCAACTGCCTGGCCCTCTACGACCAGACGATGCAGGAGCGCGTGTCGCATCGCATGAAGGTCGAGACCGAACTCCACGGAGCGCTCGACCGTCGCGAGTTCCGACTCTTCCACCAGCCGATCGTCGACTCGGTGTCGGGTCGGGTGTCCGGTTTCGAAGCGCTCATCCGCTGGCAGAAGGCCGACGGCACCATGGTGTCGCCCGCCGAGTTCGTCCCCATCGCCGAAGACACGGGCATCATCACGTCGATCGGGAGCTGGGCACTGCTCGAAGCGTTGACGCAGCTCCGCACGTGGACCGCCGACGGCGTGGTTCCCGAGCACACCACCGTGTCGGTCAACGTCTCGCCCCGCCAACTCGAGGACCCGCACTTCACCGACGTCGTCGAGGAAGCGCTCCGTCGAGCGGGCATGCCGTCGCACCTGCTCTGGCTCGAAGTCACCGAGAGCATGATGATCGAGAACCCCGAACTCGCCCGCACGACGCTGCAGCGCATCCGTGCCCTCGGCGTGCGCATCGCGCTCGACGACTTCGGCACCGGGTACTCGTCGCTCTCGCTGTTGCAGCAGTTCCCGCTGCAGCGCATCAAGATCGACCGCACCTTCGTCAACGGCATCATCGACTCGTCGAACGACCGCTCGCTGATCCGCACCATCATCGGTCTGGGCGACTCGATGGGGCTCGACATCGTCGCCGAAGGCGTCGAGACGGTGCAACAGCTCAAGATGCTGCGTGAACTCGGATGTGCCAAGGCCCAGGGTTTCCTCATCTCGCACCCGGTGCCCGCCGAGGCCATGCGCTCGACGATCGCTGCGCTCGAATCGCTCGCCGAGTGGCCCGAGTTCACCCAGATCCTCGGCGACTCCCCGCTCTCGGGTCGCTAG
- a CDS encoding alpha/beta fold hydrolase — MTVALAHGFTQTARSWHRIEELLTDRVDTETVAVDLPGHGAASAVRTDLWGAADHLVDAAGTATYVGYSMGGRVALHAALAHPTKVRRLVLIGATAGIDDPAERAARRAADEQLARRIETEPLGDFIDSWLTNPLFAGLPAEAAQRDDRLRNTPAGLASSLRLCGTGTQEPLWQRLGEITVPTLVLAGEHDAKFRALGERLADGLADSRLCVIGGSGHSVHLEQPEATVDAIVGFIGRS, encoded by the coding sequence TTGACCGTCGCGCTGGCCCACGGCTTCACGCAGACCGCGCGGAGTTGGCACCGCATCGAGGAGTTGCTCACCGACCGGGTCGACACCGAGACCGTGGCGGTCGACCTGCCCGGACACGGCGCCGCGAGCGCGGTGCGCACCGATCTGTGGGGTGCCGCCGACCACCTCGTCGATGCGGCCGGCACTGCGACCTACGTCGGGTACTCGATGGGCGGCCGGGTGGCGCTCCACGCCGCGTTGGCGCACCCGACGAAGGTACGACGACTGGTGCTCATCGGAGCGACCGCCGGCATCGACGACCCGGCCGAGCGTGCTGCTCGACGCGCAGCCGACGAGCAACTGGCCCGCCGCATCGAGACCGAGCCGCTCGGTGACTTCATCGATTCCTGGCTCACCAATCCGCTGTTCGCCGGTCTCCCCGCCGAGGCCGCACAGCGCGACGACCGCCTCCGCAACACGCCGGCAGGTCTCGCCAGCAGCCTGCGGCTGTGCGGGACGGGCACCCAGGAACCTCTCTGGCAACGGCTCGGCGAGATCACGGTGCCGACGCTGGTTCTCGCGGGCGAGCACGACGCGAAGTTTCGGGCGCTCGGTGAACGCCTCGCCGACGGCCTCGCCGACTCCCGGTTGTGCGTGATCGGCGGCAGCGGCCACAGCGTGCATCTCGAGCAGCCGGAGGCGACGGTCGACGCGATCGTCGGGTTCATCGGCCGCTCCTGA